A stretch of the Bacillus licheniformis DSM 13 = ATCC 14580 genome encodes the following:
- the mgrA gene encoding L-glyceraldehyde 3-phosphate reductase has translation MGYQASDVRYENMKYNLCGHSGLKLPALSLGLWHNFGEAASLQNAKALLRKAFDLGITHFDLANNYGPPPGSAEETFGKALKTDFAGYRDEMVISTKAGYTMWPGPYGDWGSKKYLVASLDQSLKRMGIDYVDIFYSHRPDPHTPLEETMGALAHIVRQGKALYVGLSNYSAEQTEKAADILQEYGIPLLIHQPKYSMFHREPEKGLLQVLQKKGAGAIAFTPLAQGLLTTKYLTGIPAGSRAADANSPFLQAEGITEDVLGKVRKLNQVAAERGQSLPQMAIAWLLKDPRVTSVLIGASKTEQIEENAAALKSARFSAEELDTIDKILS, from the coding sequence ATGGGGTATCAGGCGAGTGATGTACGCTATGAAAATATGAAATACAACCTCTGCGGGCATTCAGGATTAAAACTGCCTGCTTTGTCTTTAGGGCTTTGGCACAATTTCGGAGAAGCGGCTTCCTTGCAAAATGCCAAAGCGCTGTTAAGAAAAGCATTTGACCTGGGTATCACCCACTTTGACTTGGCGAATAATTACGGTCCGCCGCCCGGTTCTGCCGAAGAAACATTCGGAAAAGCGCTGAAAACCGATTTTGCCGGCTACCGCGATGAAATGGTCATCAGCACGAAAGCCGGCTATACGATGTGGCCCGGACCATACGGCGATTGGGGATCAAAAAAGTATCTCGTGGCGAGCCTTGATCAAAGTTTAAAACGAATGGGCATCGATTATGTCGATATATTTTATTCACACCGCCCTGACCCCCATACACCGCTGGAAGAGACGATGGGAGCGCTCGCCCACATCGTCAGGCAAGGAAAAGCTTTATATGTCGGTTTGTCGAACTACAGTGCTGAACAGACCGAAAAGGCGGCTGATATTTTGCAAGAATACGGGATTCCGCTCCTCATCCATCAGCCCAAATATTCAATGTTCCACAGAGAACCGGAAAAAGGCCTGCTGCAAGTGCTGCAGAAAAAAGGAGCCGGGGCGATCGCGTTTACACCTCTTGCCCAAGGGCTTTTAACAACGAAATATTTGACAGGGATTCCCGCCGGGTCAAGAGCCGCTGATGCGAACAGTCCGTTTTTGCAGGCCGAGGGCATCACAGAAGACGTGCTCGGCAAGGTCCGCAAGCTGAATCAAGTGGCTGCCGAACGCGGCCAGTCTCTTCCGCAAATGGCGATAGCCTGGCTATTAAAAGACCCGCGCGTCACCTCGGTGCTGATCGGCGCGAGCAAAACCGAACAGATCGAAGAAAATGCCGCGGCGCTTAAGTCCGCTCGATTCTCAGCTGAAGAACTCGACACAATTGATAAAATTCTTTCATAA
- a CDS encoding carbohydrate ABC transporter permease, with amino-acid sequence MSGAETIHNTKAGRVFDWFNVIFLGCCGLITVLPFLYIIAGSFATEAELAERSFFIFPETFSLDAYRYIFSTPTFIRSMGVSVLITVVGTIVQLFFTFTMAYPLAKRHIKGRNLLLNLVIFAMLFSGGMIPTYIVVKSLGLLDSYWALILPMAINPFNLIIIKNFFQQLPKELEESAKIDGCSEIGVFLRIALPLSKPIIATFALFYAVGIWNDFFHALLYINDSAKWPLQMVLRQVTILSDLTGTTNDMMETVPPEQSIKLAVIVIATLPILAVYPFLQKHFAKGILIGSVKG; translated from the coding sequence ATGTCCGGTGCGGAAACGATCCATAACACAAAAGCGGGCCGGGTGTTCGATTGGTTTAATGTGATCTTTCTCGGCTGCTGCGGACTGATAACCGTCTTGCCTTTTCTGTATATTATCGCGGGGTCATTTGCGACGGAGGCCGAGCTGGCGGAAAGGAGCTTCTTTATCTTTCCCGAGACGTTCTCGCTTGACGCGTACCGCTATATTTTTTCAACGCCGACATTTATCAGGAGCATGGGGGTGTCTGTGCTTATAACGGTCGTGGGAACGATCGTCCAGCTCTTTTTTACATTTACGATGGCCTATCCTCTTGCAAAACGGCACATCAAGGGAAGGAATCTGCTTTTGAATCTCGTCATTTTTGCGATGCTTTTCAGCGGAGGAATGATTCCGACGTATATCGTCGTCAAATCACTGGGACTGCTCGATTCCTATTGGGCGCTGATTTTGCCGATGGCGATCAACCCGTTCAATCTCATTATTATTAAAAACTTTTTTCAGCAGCTTCCGAAAGAGCTTGAGGAGTCGGCCAAGATTGACGGCTGTTCAGAAATCGGCGTGTTCTTAAGGATCGCACTGCCGCTGTCTAAGCCGATTATTGCGACTTTTGCGCTGTTTTATGCGGTCGGCATTTGGAACGACTTTTTCCATGCTTTGCTGTACATCAATGACAGTGCGAAATGGCCGCTGCAAATGGTGCTGCGCCAAGTGACGATTCTTTCGGATCTGACGGGGACGACGAATGATATGATGGAAACGGTGCCGCCTGAACAATCGATCAAACTGGCCGTCATCGTCATTGCGACGCTTCCGATTTTAGCCGTGTACCCGTTTTTGCAGAAGCATTTTGCCAAAGGCATTCTGATCGGGTCTGTGAAGGGATAA
- a CDS encoding ABC transporter permease translates to MEITAKTGKPAVKTEKKPTGLEAVKRDKWLYLLLVPGVLYFLIFKYWPMWGVLIAFKDYSPYLGFWQSEWVGFEYFKDFFMNPDFFRLLRNTLMLAALDLIFAFPAPLIVALLLNELRHAIYKRCIQTFIYVPHFVSWTIVVSITFVFFTVDTGVMNKVLQSITGREIAFLSDPEWFRPMIVLQSIWKETGWGTILFLAALASVDQEQYEAAVMDGAGRLRRMWHITLPAIRSTIVVLLILRIGSFLNIGFEQIFLMTNSLNRSVAEIFDTYVYVVGITQGAYSYSTAVGLFKSVVGIILIFCANYIAKKFDQDGLF, encoded by the coding sequence ATGGAAATCACCGCAAAAACAGGGAAGCCCGCTGTTAAGACAGAAAAGAAACCGACTGGGCTAGAGGCCGTAAAACGGGATAAATGGCTTTATCTTCTGCTTGTTCCCGGTGTTTTATATTTTCTCATATTTAAATATTGGCCGATGTGGGGCGTATTAATCGCCTTCAAGGATTATTCGCCTTATCTCGGATTTTGGCAGAGCGAATGGGTCGGATTCGAGTATTTTAAAGATTTCTTTATGAATCCTGACTTCTTCCGTCTGCTCCGAAACACGCTTATGCTGGCCGCTCTCGATTTGATCTTTGCATTTCCGGCCCCGCTCATTGTCGCTCTTTTACTGAATGAACTGCGGCACGCCATCTATAAACGGTGCATTCAGACGTTTATATATGTTCCGCATTTCGTCTCATGGACGATCGTCGTCAGCATAACGTTTGTCTTTTTCACGGTTGATACGGGCGTGATGAATAAAGTGCTGCAAAGCATAACGGGCCGAGAGATTGCGTTTCTCTCAGATCCCGAATGGTTCAGGCCGATGATTGTGCTGCAAAGCATATGGAAGGAGACGGGCTGGGGAACGATCCTGTTTCTGGCGGCGCTCGCTTCGGTTGACCAAGAGCAGTATGAAGCGGCAGTGATGGACGGTGCAGGAAGGTTGAGGAGAATGTGGCACATTACCCTTCCGGCCATCAGAAGCACGATCGTCGTGCTTCTCATCTTAAGAATCGGCAGCTTTTTGAACATCGGCTTCGAACAGATTTTTTTAATGACCAATTCCTTAAACCGGAGCGTAGCTGAAATCTTCGACACATATGTCTATGTTGTCGGAATCACGCAGGGCGCATACAGCTACAGTACGGCAGTCGGTCTTTTCAAATCGGTTGTCGGGATCATCCTGATATTCTGCGCCAACTATATCGCGAAAAAGTTTGACCAGGACGGTCTGTTTTAA
- a CDS encoding extracellular solute-binding protein — translation MARLKLKGNKWLAAPAVFLLLIGCSANETSNQDGKGKEKDAIHIMAPLLSPESPGENSPSLKALEKYTKKQIKVTWVPNSSYNDKFNIVMASGDLPQAIVVTDKSPGFIKSVKSGAFWELSPYLKDYPNLGKADEKVMKNSSINGEIYGIYRARDLIRASIIIRTDWLENVGLEMPKTIDEFYDVLKAFKEKDPDGNGKDDTYGMVVPKWMGLGNGSPWDIMQTWFGAPNRYGVDEKGELIPDFTTEEYMEALRFFKKLYDEGLINKDFAVMDSAKWNDPVVKGKAGVIVDTGSRASQIQSAMEEADPGNKDVIDVIGTVKGPKGTYTFPTSGYAGMIAIPKASVKTEKELKEVLGFLDKMNDEEAQIIANNGVKGRNYKLENGAYTSLEKNNKKLLYEHEGLAQFSMGIPEQRYYVEKQESKLFKHREQIRKEGEKIAVFNPAESLVSDVYTQKGAQLDNIILDAKTQFIIGDIDEKGFQDAVELWYKSGGEDLMKELNKRYKETK, via the coding sequence ATGGCAAGACTGAAGCTGAAGGGAAACAAGTGGCTCGCTGCACCCGCTGTCTTTTTGCTCCTTATCGGGTGCAGTGCAAATGAGACGTCGAATCAAGACGGGAAAGGAAAAGAGAAGGATGCCATTCATATTATGGCTCCGCTCCTCTCGCCGGAAAGTCCGGGAGAAAACAGTCCGTCTTTAAAAGCGCTCGAAAAATACACGAAAAAACAAATTAAAGTGACATGGGTTCCGAACTCTTCCTATAATGATAAATTCAACATCGTCATGGCCTCGGGGGATTTGCCGCAAGCCATTGTCGTCACGGACAAGTCGCCGGGTTTTATCAAGTCTGTCAAATCAGGCGCGTTCTGGGAGCTTTCACCTTATTTAAAAGACTACCCGAACCTTGGAAAGGCCGATGAGAAAGTGATGAAGAACAGTTCCATTAACGGCGAGATTTACGGCATTTACAGGGCGAGGGACCTCATCCGCGCTTCGATTATCATCAGAACGGACTGGCTCGAAAATGTCGGCCTGGAGATGCCGAAAACAATCGACGAATTTTACGACGTACTGAAAGCGTTTAAAGAAAAAGACCCCGACGGAAACGGAAAGGACGATACGTACGGCATGGTAGTCCCGAAATGGATGGGGCTAGGCAACGGGAGCCCATGGGATATTATGCAGACATGGTTCGGTGCTCCAAACCGCTACGGAGTAGACGAAAAAGGGGAACTCATTCCGGACTTCACAACAGAAGAATATATGGAAGCGCTGCGTTTTTTCAAAAAGCTGTATGATGAGGGGCTGATCAATAAAGACTTCGCCGTAATGGATTCAGCGAAGTGGAACGATCCGGTCGTCAAAGGGAAAGCTGGTGTGATCGTCGATACCGGTTCGCGGGCATCGCAGATACAAAGCGCAATGGAGGAAGCCGATCCCGGAAACAAGGATGTGATCGATGTCATCGGAACGGTCAAAGGCCCGAAAGGAACGTATACATTCCCGACATCAGGATACGCCGGAATGATTGCCATCCCGAAAGCGAGCGTCAAAACGGAAAAAGAACTAAAAGAAGTGCTCGGCTTCTTGGACAAAATGAACGATGAAGAGGCACAGATCATTGCCAATAACGGCGTAAAAGGGCGCAACTATAAGCTTGAAAACGGTGCGTACACGTCCCTTGAAAAAAACAACAAAAAACTGCTTTACGAGCACGAGGGTCTTGCGCAGTTCAGCATGGGCATTCCGGAACAAAGATACTATGTGGAAAAGCAAGAATCAAAGCTGTTTAAACACCGTGAACAGATTCGCAAAGAAGGGGAGAAAATCGCCGTATTCAACCCGGCAGAATCGCTCGTTTCAGATGTATACACCCAAAAAGGGGCACAGCTTGACAACATCATCCTCGATGCCAAAACACAGTTTATCATCGGCGACATCGATGAAAAAGGCTTTCAAGACGCCGTTGAGCTTTGGTATAAAAGCGGGGGCGAAGATTTGATGAAAGAACTGAACAAACGCTACAAGGAGACTAAATAG
- a CDS encoding rhamnogalacturonan lyase, with the protein MGEKDRHAAADRVRPVKTAAKPKQMEHLNRGLVAVKTKKGVFLSWRLLGTDPEETAFNLYRNGQRINSTPISSSTNFLDKHGNGKSLYYVSKVLGDKEVETSPKTAVWQKPYLEVPLNKPDGGTTPDGAPYTYSANDASIGDLDGDGEYEIVLKWDPSNSKDNAHNGYTGEVIIDAYKLDGTFMWRVHLGKNIRAGAHYTQLMVYDLDGDGKAEIAMKTADGTVDGTGRVIGDQAADYRNEGGRILAGPEYLSIFHGETGRELATVDYDPPRGRLEDWGDGYGNRMDRFLAGIAYLDGERPSLVMARGYYTRTVLVAYNFRDGKLTKLWTFDSDKPGNEGYAGQGNHSLSVADVDGDGKDEIIYGAMAVDHDGTGLYTTGLGHGDAMHVSDLDPDRPGLEVFQVHEDPRLPYGLSFRDAGTGEILWGVPADTDVGRGIAAHIDPRYKGALVWAIDPPGNEGKSYGLYTSKGEKLSDAAPASANFAIWWDGDLLRELLDHDWKEPAGIPKIDKWDYHSGRLVNLLTADGTLSNNWTKGTPVLQANLFGDWREDVVFRTVRSDALRIYTTTEPTEHRFYTFMHDPVYRLGVAWQNVAYNQPPHPGFYVGTGMDKPPRPNIYTVPCKRNEE; encoded by the coding sequence ATGGGAGAAAAGGACAGACATGCAGCAGCTGATCGCGTTCGTCCGGTGAAAACGGCGGCAAAACCGAAGCAAATGGAACACTTAAACCGCGGCCTTGTGGCGGTAAAAACAAAAAAGGGGGTTTTTCTCAGCTGGCGGCTCTTAGGAACCGATCCGGAAGAAACCGCTTTTAATCTATACCGCAACGGACAAAGAATCAATTCAACACCCATTTCATCATCGACCAACTTTCTTGATAAACACGGAAATGGAAAATCGCTTTATTATGTGTCCAAGGTTCTCGGAGATAAGGAAGTCGAGACGTCGCCCAAAACAGCTGTCTGGCAGAAGCCTTACTTGGAAGTTCCGTTAAACAAGCCTGACGGCGGGACAACTCCTGACGGCGCACCGTATACGTACAGTGCAAATGACGCGAGCATCGGAGATCTCGACGGCGATGGAGAATACGAAATTGTGCTCAAATGGGACCCGTCAAATTCGAAAGATAACGCGCACAACGGCTATACCGGAGAAGTCATCATCGATGCCTATAAGCTTGACGGGACATTCATGTGGAGGGTTCATCTCGGGAAGAACATCCGCGCGGGCGCCCATTATACCCAATTGATGGTCTATGATCTTGACGGCGACGGGAAAGCGGAAATTGCTATGAAGACGGCTGACGGAACAGTTGACGGAACCGGCCGGGTGATCGGCGATCAGGCTGCCGATTACAGAAATGAAGGTGGGCGAATTCTGGCCGGCCCTGAATATTTGTCGATTTTTCACGGGGAAACGGGAAGGGAATTGGCAACCGTGGATTACGATCCGCCGCGCGGAAGGCTTGAGGACTGGGGAGATGGATACGGCAACCGCATGGATCGGTTTTTGGCAGGCATCGCCTATTTGGACGGCGAAAGGCCGAGCCTTGTCATGGCCCGCGGCTATTACACAAGAACGGTGCTAGTCGCTTACAACTTCCGAGACGGCAAGCTGACCAAGCTGTGGACGTTTGACAGCGACAAGCCCGGAAATGAAGGCTATGCCGGGCAGGGAAACCATAGTCTGAGCGTCGCTGATGTCGACGGTGACGGGAAAGATGAGATCATCTACGGCGCGATGGCCGTTGATCATGACGGAACAGGGCTTTATACGACAGGGCTTGGACACGGTGATGCCATGCACGTGAGCGATCTTGACCCGGACCGGCCGGGGCTGGAAGTCTTTCAGGTGCATGAAGATCCGCGCCTTCCGTACGGCCTCTCATTTCGCGATGCGGGTACAGGGGAAATTCTCTGGGGAGTGCCGGCCGATACAGATGTTGGGCGGGGAATAGCCGCGCATATCGATCCCCGCTATAAAGGAGCGCTTGTCTGGGCGATCGATCCACCGGGCAATGAAGGAAAATCGTACGGCCTCTATACGAGTAAGGGAGAAAAGCTCAGCGATGCCGCTCCGGCTTCGGCCAATTTTGCGATTTGGTGGGACGGCGATCTTCTCCGCGAGCTGCTTGACCACGATTGGAAAGAACCCGCAGGCATCCCCAAAATTGATAAATGGGACTATCACAGCGGCAGGCTGGTCAATCTGCTCACCGCTGACGGAACGCTGTCTAACAATTGGACGAAAGGGACGCCAGTGCTTCAGGCCAATTTGTTCGGCGATTGGCGCGAAGATGTCGTGTTCCGCACAGTCCGAAGCGATGCTCTGCGAATTTACACAACGACCGAGCCGACTGAACACCGTTTCTATACGTTCATGCACGATCCCGTCTACCGCCTGGGGGTAGCCTGGCAAAATGTCGCTTACAATCAGCCGCCTCATCCCGGGTTTTATGTGGGAACCGGAATGGACAAGCCGCCCCGGCCGAATATTTATACCGTTCCTTGTAAGAGAAATGAAGAATGA
- a CDS encoding beta-galactosidase — protein MKMNGKLYHGACFYPELWDEDVLDEDIRMMERIGINVVRIGEFAWSRMEPEKGRIDVGFFADVIRKLRDNKIETVMCTPTATPPIWLTHGHPERMHVNEKGETMGHGSRQHACTNHPYFRERARLIIKHIAKEIGELPGLIGWQLDNEFKCHVAECICETCRTLWHKWLEDRYQTIDRLNEAWGTGVWSETYQCFEQVPQPGPTPFLHNSSLRTMYQLFSMDKISEFAREQAEVIRAYSDAPITHNSSVMFGVDHEDLFKSLDFASFDTYASQENSQAFLFNCDLWRNIKKGRPFWIMETSPSYSASLESYAAPHQNGYLKAEAVSSYALGGAAFCYWLWRQQRAGSEQPHGSVLSAWGEPDVGYENVLEAERARREVEHIMLATAPLQAETAVVYSDRAKVFLKTEPHRGLHYRTLITEFYDRLLKMGIHRDVILEGSPLDGYKLLFTPFIHYLPPAFIKKAEAFAQSGGIWIAGPLTGGRTEHHTIHTDCGLGPLEKCSGVKTLFTFPMDERNSSGTAFGVKAPLSLWSAVFEAGGTKAVGMIEKGPASGKAFITEHKCGKGKIVMLGSMPAGEAGDIMMKKLISHYAEEAGVEQKTDVTPGTVVAPRKGADGLVWVVINMDGKGGAVTLDGNGTDLLSGRPVTGRVTLGPHDYRVILLSENK, from the coding sequence ATGAAGATGAACGGAAAGCTGTACCATGGCGCTTGCTTTTATCCCGAATTGTGGGATGAGGATGTGCTGGATGAAGATATCAGGATGATGGAGCGAATCGGGATCAATGTTGTCAGAATCGGGGAGTTTGCCTGGTCAAGGATGGAGCCTGAAAAAGGAAGGATCGATGTCGGATTTTTTGCAGACGTCATCCGAAAGCTCCGCGACAACAAAATTGAAACGGTCATGTGCACGCCGACTGCGACGCCGCCGATCTGGCTGACCCACGGGCACCCGGAAAGAATGCATGTGAATGAAAAAGGGGAGACGATGGGACACGGTTCGAGGCAGCATGCCTGCACAAACCATCCCTATTTCAGAGAGCGGGCCCGGCTGATCATCAAACATATCGCCAAAGAGATCGGAGAACTGCCGGGATTGATCGGATGGCAGCTTGACAATGAATTCAAATGCCATGTCGCAGAATGCATATGTGAAACGTGCCGCACATTATGGCACAAATGGCTGGAAGACCGCTATCAGACGATTGACCGTCTGAATGAGGCATGGGGTACGGGCGTATGGAGCGAAACGTATCAGTGCTTCGAGCAAGTCCCGCAGCCCGGACCGACCCCGTTTTTGCATAATTCTTCTTTAAGGACAATGTATCAGCTGTTTTCGATGGACAAGATTTCTGAATTTGCGCGTGAACAGGCTGAGGTGATCAGAGCATACTCCGATGCCCCGATCACCCATAATAGCAGCGTCATGTTCGGCGTTGATCATGAAGACCTTTTCAAGAGCCTTGATTTTGCCTCGTTTGATACGTACGCCAGCCAGGAAAACAGTCAAGCCTTTTTGTTTAATTGTGATTTATGGAGAAACATCAAAAAAGGACGGCCGTTTTGGATTATGGAGACGAGCCCTTCCTACAGCGCTTCGCTTGAAAGCTATGCGGCGCCTCATCAAAACGGCTATTTGAAAGCTGAAGCGGTTTCTTCTTATGCTCTTGGCGGAGCCGCGTTCTGCTATTGGCTGTGGCGCCAGCAGAGAGCCGGGTCTGAACAGCCGCACGGATCAGTGCTCAGCGCATGGGGGGAGCCTGATGTGGGATATGAAAATGTGCTCGAAGCCGAGCGGGCAAGACGAGAGGTTGAACACATCATGCTGGCTACGGCTCCTTTGCAGGCTGAAACAGCTGTCGTCTATTCGGACCGTGCGAAGGTGTTTTTGAAAACGGAGCCTCATCGGGGTCTTCATTACAGAACGCTGATCACCGAGTTTTATGACCGATTATTAAAGATGGGCATTCACAGGGATGTCATTCTTGAAGGGAGCCCGCTGGACGGCTACAAACTGCTGTTTACGCCGTTTATTCATTATCTTCCCCCTGCTTTTATCAAAAAAGCCGAAGCATTTGCACAAAGCGGCGGCATTTGGATTGCGGGTCCGCTGACGGGCGGAAGAACAGAGCACCATACGATTCACACTGATTGCGGATTGGGGCCTTTAGAAAAATGTTCTGGTGTTAAAACGCTGTTTACATTCCCGATGGATGAGCGGAACTCAAGCGGAACGGCGTTTGGCGTAAAGGCGCCGCTGAGCTTGTGGAGCGCTGTTTTTGAAGCCGGCGGCACCAAGGCTGTCGGGATGATTGAGAAAGGCCCGGCGTCAGGCAAAGCGTTCATCACGGAACACAAATGCGGAAAAGGCAAAATCGTCATGCTCGGGTCGATGCCGGCAGGCGAAGCGGGGGACATCATGATGAAAAAGCTGATCAGCCATTATGCCGAAGAAGCGGGCGTTGAGCAGAAAACCGATGTCACTCCCGGAACAGTCGTCGCGCCCCGGAAAGGAGCAGACGGTCTTGTCTGGGTCGTGATCAATATGGACGGCAAAGGAGGCGCAGTGACACTTGACGGCAACGGAACCGATCTTTTATCCGGCAGGCCCGTAACCGGACGCGTAACACTCGGCCCGCACGACTACCGCGTGATTTTGTTATCAGAGAATAAATGA
- a CDS encoding rhamnogalacturonan acetylesterase, whose protein sequence is MYQFDFGDGPLASGFIPVGAASAYTPLKGYGFDDAAKVSCTDRGTADPLRSDFCIPDGTAFTVDLPDGQYQVQIITGDARAKTNMDVRANGMLQLYSFGAEAGGYNEKTFPIHISGGRLSIQALTARTMPRLNALVITKTAYHVTDDNTTVFLAGDSTVSDYEPGYAPMAGWGQFLGGYFSDEIVIDNQAKRARSAKSFVDERSLATILNRMKRGDYLLIQFGINDAGQDPARHTDPYTTFQEYLRTYINKAREKGGRHVLVTSQSKRTYDEKGVFYNSIGEYPNAMRQLGREMNVPVIDLNKKSIEYYNEIGVEATKNVFMFLEPGESPNYPEGIQDRVHFHEFGANQLARLVTGEISDLNIYPLKHSLKK, encoded by the coding sequence GTGTATCAGTTCGATTTCGGTGACGGGCCTCTTGCTTCGGGTTTTATTCCGGTAGGCGCTGCTTCGGCCTATACCCCTCTAAAAGGCTACGGATTTGACGACGCGGCAAAGGTGTCCTGCACGGACCGAGGTACGGCCGACCCGCTTCGTTCAGACTTCTGCATTCCGGATGGGACGGCGTTTACTGTCGATTTGCCTGACGGTCAATATCAAGTCCAAATCATAACCGGAGATGCGCGGGCAAAGACGAACATGGACGTACGGGCAAACGGCATGCTCCAGCTGTATTCGTTTGGAGCGGAAGCGGGCGGATACAACGAAAAAACGTTTCCGATTCATATTTCCGGCGGCCGTCTTTCGATCCAAGCCTTAACGGCGAGAACAATGCCGCGCCTTAATGCGTTGGTCATTACGAAGACGGCTTATCATGTGACGGATGACAACACGACGGTCTTTCTGGCGGGCGATTCCACGGTCTCCGATTATGAGCCCGGCTATGCGCCGATGGCAGGCTGGGGGCAATTTTTAGGCGGCTATTTCTCGGATGAAATCGTCATCGACAACCAGGCGAAACGCGCGAGAAGCGCGAAAAGTTTTGTGGATGAACGGTCGCTGGCTACGATTTTGAACCGGATGAAACGGGGCGACTATTTGTTGATTCAGTTCGGCATTAATGACGCAGGGCAAGATCCTGCCCGCCATACAGATCCGTATACGACATTTCAGGAATACTTGAGAACATATATTAACAAAGCCCGCGAAAAAGGAGGACGTCATGTGCTCGTCACTTCTCAAAGCAAACGTACCTATGATGAAAAGGGCGTTTTCTACAACAGCATCGGAGAATATCCGAACGCAATGAGACAGCTGGGACGGGAAATGAACGTTCCGGTGATCGATTTAAACAAAAAAAGCATTGAATATTACAACGAGATCGGCGTTGAAGCGACTAAAAACGTATTTATGTTTCTGGAACCGGGAGAAAGCCCGAATTATCCGGAAGGCATCCAGGACAGGGTGCATTTTCACGAGTTCGGCGCCAACCAATTGGCAAGGCTCGTCACAGGAGAAATCTCCGATTTGAATATATATCCGCTGAAACACTCGCTCAAGAAATAA
- a CDS encoding rhamnogalacturonan acetylesterase, translating to MTISIYLAGDSTVQHYKADSPQGGWGEFLQSYLSGNVQVINRAIGGRSSKTFVEEGRLASILDVIKQDDWLFVQMGHNDASKDKPERYTEPYTTYKQYLKMYVDGARQKGASPLLITPVARLHYKDGVFLNDFPDYCIAMKQVASEENVRLIDLMDKSLQHFAEKGYSEVFKYFMISENVNDYTHFTKKGAREMAKLVSEGIRELGLPFVKETV from the coding sequence ATGACAATCAGCATCTATTTGGCCGGCGATTCGACCGTGCAGCATTATAAGGCTGATTCGCCTCAGGGAGGCTGGGGCGAATTTCTCCAGTCTTATTTATCCGGAAATGTACAGGTGATCAACCGGGCAATCGGGGGCCGGAGTTCAAAAACGTTCGTTGAAGAAGGAAGACTTGCATCTATTTTGGATGTGATCAAACAGGATGATTGGCTGTTCGTTCAGATGGGGCACAATGATGCGTCGAAAGACAAACCAGAACGCTATACAGAGCCGTATACGACGTATAAACAATACTTGAAAATGTACGTTGACGGCGCGCGTCAAAAAGGGGCATCGCCGCTTCTCATCACACCTGTCGCAAGGCTCCATTACAAAGACGGCGTCTTTTTAAACGATTTCCCGGACTACTGCATTGCGATGAAGCAGGTCGCAAGCGAAGAAAACGTCCGCTTGATCGATTTAATGGACAAAAGCCTTCAGCATTTTGCGGAAAAAGGATACAGCGAAGTATTTAAATATTTTATGATCTCGGAAAATGTCAACGACTATACACATTTTACGAAAAAAGGGGCCCGGGAAATGGCGAAGCTCGTCTCGGAGGGCATTCGAGAGCTTGGGCTGCCGTTTGTCAAAGAGACGGTATGA